DNA sequence from the Methanothermobacter sp. genome:
TTGTATTTATCTGCAACCACAGCGTCATAGTACTCATCCCAGAAGCCACTGTCAAGGAGTTCAGGCACCGTGTATTCCCATCCCACCAGGTGGGATGTATACTTTGCTATGGTCCTTGGCCCCTGATACCCCTCATTCATGATTGCCCTGATCCACTCGGGATTCAGGTACCTTGTTCTGTATTCAATGGCTATGAACTGCTTCAGTGACATGACCCTGGGATTGCCTGGGTTTGCATATCTCAGTACGTAGAGTTCCGGGGCCCTTCCATTGTTCATCATCTCGATGGCCATTGAAAGACCGCCGAAGTAGTCGAAGTAGTCGTCGTTATCAACAACCCCATACAGGTTGGTGTTTCTGCTGTGGTAGGCCGTCTGAATACCCCTGAGGAGTTCCTTAAAGGTTTCGGGCATTGAAACGCCCCAGGAACGTTCACTGTATGCATGGCTCATTCTGTTGAAGTAGATGTCTGCAAGTTCGCTTCTGTCGTTCCAGGTCCATGATACCTCTGTACCCTTACTGACACCTGCACCGTAATCACCAACAGGCGGCGCGAAGATCCTTGTTATGGCGATTTCACCTGCATCCGTGGCGTTAAGACCAGCCTGCATGTACCTAAGGGTATCATTGATCCAGTGGAGTGCAATGTAGTTGGTTGTTAGGGGCTCGCTTCCCCTGAAGTTTGTATACTTGGCATCCACAAGTGTCTGCAGCACATGGTCAAGTGAGGTTTTAAGTGACGGATAGGACGCGACGATCTCAGTGTATGAAGCGGCAAGGGCAATCCTGTAGGCCCTGTCCATGTTGATGAGGAGCCTCGGGAACAGGTCCCTGAAGAGTCCGCTTGTTGTTACAATCGGATCCACCCTGGGCCTTTCTGTGAAGTTTGAAAGTCCAGATGCAGATCTTACTGCATTGATATCTGCGAGTAGCTGTGACAGTGGTGTCGCCTTAAGGTTGGAAGCCGACCCCGTGGATGACCATGTTGGCTCCACACCCATCAGCCTCAGCACAAATGAGACCATGGTACCGTCGTCACGCACCGTCTCAACACACCAGACAACCGCTGCCACCTTCTCAGGTATCCTGTCAAACTGTGCAAGTGCCATGTCAGCCAGGCGTTTACCCAGATTCCATGCTGTCTTTGTTGGCATCAGGTTCTCTGATACCGCATAGAAGTTGTTGCCTGTTGGAAGAGCTGAGGGGTTCCTTACAGGGTCATTTCCTGGTCTTGGTGTTATAAATCCGCCGTTCAGTGCATCGAGAAGTGAGTTCATCTCTGAACTGAAGCTCTGACTTATCAGTGCTGCGTACTCACGTGCCCTGTTGAGAAGCTCAATTACCTGTGAATTGTTTGTAAGGTCCGCTGGTGGTGTGCCACCCATGACCTGGAGTACCCAGCTTATGGTGATATTGTTGAGCTCCTCTGCCTGCAGTGCCGTGAGGTTGTCAAAGTTCCATCCCTTCAGAGATGCTATGAGCCTCTGCAGTGAGGGACTTGATGGGCCGCCATCAGAGGATACCATTGCAGCTGCAAGGAGGGCTATCTCCTCATCGGTCCACCTTAACCCGAAGGTATGGAGACCAACAGGCATGAGTGTCTGCTGGAGGACCACAAGGTAATCCTCAACCCTTTCAATGTCCTCTGCAGTGAAGTTATCTGGACTGATACCAATCTCTGCGGCTATGTTGAGCTTTATGACCATGTTCCTTATTGAATTGAAGTACTCCTGTTTTAGTGGGCTTGCATCGGGTGTCTTTGTATAATCGTCAATGAGGGCTCTGAGTTCTGAGAGGTCTCCGTAAAGCTGTGTTGTCTTCATTGGGGGTGTGAGGTGGTCCACTATAACCGCATAGCCCCTCCTCTTGGACTGTATGCCTTCACCAACACCGTCCATGATGTAGATGTAGACTGAGGGCTTTGTACTGACACATATCTGTGAGAAGTCAAAGTTGCTGAGTGCGACCTGCTTTCTTGGAAGCCACTCGTATGTTGCATGTCTTCCTATGTGGACCTGGGCATCCGCATTGAACACCGTGTTAACCCATGCATACCATGCAAGGTACTGGTGTGGTGGTGCCACGACCGTGCTGTGGTAGAGTTTATCAACGTCTGCCTCCCATCCCCGCTGGGGTTCAGGGCCAATGAAAACGTTGCCAAATATTATACCTGGTATGACTATGTACTTTCTGCCGTTTCTCTCCACTGTCATGACATTACCTGGCGGGGCGCCCCATCCATTGAACCCAGGGACTGCCAGGCTCTGGAATTCATTTTTGAAGTTATAGAACATGCTCCACGGCGCATCTGTGCTCTGACCTGTCCTTGCATTGTTGAGAACTGCCTTCAGTGCTTCTGTCATGTTTCTTATTAGAACTGATGCCTGCTGTGCCTTCTCAGGGTAGGTGTTTGCAAGTGACATCATCTCAGAGGACCACTTATCAAGGGTATTGAGGGCTGCGGTGTATGCGGTGTCACTGGAAACGTAGCTGAGCGCTAGCTTAACCATCTCCTCAATGTAACCCACGGGGCCCTCCACGACCTGTTTTCTTGCAATCGGGTTCAGGGTCTGGAACCATGCATAGTATTCCTCTGCATCCCAGAGGATGATTGAGGTTTTATTTGCAAGTTTCTCCAGTTCCCCCGGTGCCCATGTTGCAACGTTTATTCCCCTCTCGGTGAGGAGCTTCACAAGGTCTTCTGCACTCTGAGGAAAACCTGAAACAGTGTACCCTGAGCTCTGGAGTGCCCTTAGTATTTCAACGAGAGTTTCAGGTACGTTGAGGTAACTGGCACCTATGTTACCCTTACCCGGCGGGTAATTGTAGTAGATGAGTGCTATTCTTTTCTGGGAGTTTGCCAGGTATCTGAGCCTGACCCAGTTGCTGATTCGCTGTACCAGGTAGTTCATCTGTTCATCTATCGGTGTGTATGCGACTATCTCAACCCCTGTTATACTGTCAATACTCTTTGCTGGTGCGGCAACGAATATGGGCTCTATTATCCCCTGGGTCTCTGGAATGGCTATCTGGTAGTAGGTGTCACTCCAGAGAAGCCCGTCCTCTGATACTAACCATTCACCCTCTTCCCTCTTTGTTGATATCATTGCCCTGAAGACGGGTACATTCATTCTCTCAAGGAGAGCTGCGGTCTGATTCACGAAGCCAGACCCCAGTGTGAATGTTGTGAAACTCACAAGGGCGTCTATCCTGTACCTGTAGGCTGAGGGGTTGGCCTCATACTCCGCTGCTGTGATCACCCTTGATGGGTTTGCAGGGTCATAGACGAAGAACTTGACCATCGCCGAATAGATGTTGAGTGGCTGTGTACCGTTAACACCGGAATATGCCCCGACAACGGGTATCACATTCATTCCGCTTGCTGTGAGCCTGGCTATTATGCTGTCAAAGTGGGCCATATCCCCTGAAAGAAGAACGCTATCAAGGCCAGCTATTCCAATGGTGGGCCGTGATGCGTTGAGTGGGTATGCTGCAAGGTAATCAGCGAGGCTGGTAAAGACCCTGCCGTCGCGGTAGAGCATCTCCGCTGGAATGGTTATGGGTGCCGCTGGTTCCCATTCAGATGGCCAGGTGCCCCCATTCATCACCGTGAAGTTCTTAAGAAGCAGTTTGAACTGGTTTTCATAGTTCACGGTTCCCTTCTTTGCATAGTAGAGACCATAGGTCACCCAGGGTGCAAGCTGCGGGTACGTATTAACATAGGCCCTCAGGCGTGCCTCGTTGGAGTTTTTGAGGTCATAGAGGATAGTGTTCTTTGTATCTGTGTTACCGATAACCGAGGCATCTATACCCTGGAATATGCGTACACCGTTGATCTGTGACATGTTTGTGAGGTCCGGGTCACTTTCAAGGACAATGAATATCTTGTTTGGTCTGTTAGATGCAATTTCAGGGTAATCACGCATAACATTCCTGAAGTTACCTGAGTCAAAGAGCCACTCTGCGATAACGATATCCGCAGACTCAATGAGGCTTTTAAGTTCAGAGGGGTTCATCCTTGATATCTGTGTGGTGGTCCTTACCTCAAACCTGACCGTCCATGTTGACTTATTCTGTGGGTTGTATCCTGGCTGTGAGGGGTTTATGAGGTCCATGACCTTCTTTGCCGCATCATTGGTCATCTTGGAACTGGTTGACGAGTGTATGACAAGTACGACAGGATCCCTGATCTCCTGTGTGCTGTTCACTGTTAGGTTTCCGGGATCACCTCCTGCGGTGCTGTTATCTGCAGCTGCCACTGTCTGGCAGAGCATGATCATGAAGAGAACTGCTGTCAGTGTAAAGAGCTGTTTTCTCATGACTTTTCACCTCCTTTTATTTTTTTAAATTTACAGTAACCCCTCTGATTTATGTCATAAAAATAAATTATTATTACATTATACAGAATACTTTAAAAATAAATTATTACTTAACTTGAAATATTACTTAATTTAAATATCAATCGAGGAAAAGTAATAATCCTGCGAATAAAAAAATAAATAATTGGGGTGTTTATTTTCCTGCTCCGCCCCTGAGGAATCCGAAGGCCACAAGTCCAGCAGCCACAAGGACGCCCACGATACCATAGACGTACCATGAGGAGTCAGCGCCGCCGGAAGTGGAGGTTGCATTTGTAACCTCATAGGCCTTCTTACCCTCCACCGGAGAATCCTCTGAAACCTCAGATGCTGCACTCACATCAGCCGGTGAAGCACTGTAATCAACACCTGGTGTGTAACCTGCATGGCCTGCATTACCATGGGAACCTGAGGGTAAACCACCGCTTGAACCACCCGTGGAGCCACCTGTTGAACCACCAGGTATACCACCCTGGTTTCCGTTCTGACTTCCACCATTGTTCACAGGAATGAGGTCCTCAAGTGTCCTGTTTGCAGGTAGCCCCTTCACATAGGCGATGGGGTTCTGACCACCGGCACCTGAGAGGATCATCTGAAGTTCACTCTCAGTTATGTACCTCTCAGCGTCATAGGTTACGACAGGTCCTGAGATCAGATAACTTGGTGTTTCCCCCTTGTAGAGGCTTATGAAACCTGCTATCTGTTTTTCCCTCTTCGCATCGCTGGTGACGCAGTCGCTCACATCGAAACTCGGCCATTTGAAGTCAAGGACCACTGCCTTACCAACCTTGTTCTTGTTGTCCCATATCACAAGGATTCCCTCAATGTTACCTCCGTATGCATACTCATTCTCAGGGTCGTTCTCTGATCCAGGAACACGCAGGTTGAAGTAGGTTCCCTGTCCAGGTGAGACCCCAAGGCGGTAGACTATGGCGTCGTCCTTGCAGTAGATTGTGTTACCAAGGTATATGTAGTTCTCATCCTCCTTGAGGGGGTAGTTCTTGAATATGTACTCTGTTATCAGGTAACCTGGTGATACACCTGGACAAGCATGGTTGTGGAAGAGGAATGTCAGTATCTGGTCATATGGTGGGTCGTGTCTCCATGCGTTTGCTATGCTCTGTATGTTGAACCAGCCATCCTTTGCAAAGACCTTTGAGACCTTGTTGCTGAGCTGTGTGCTGTTCAGGGTTCTTGGTCCGATGTCATTCACAAATTTACCGTCTGATGCATTGCTTGCAATCAGCTGCCCGGTTGTTGGGTCATAGTAGATGTAGACCGCATCCATCGTCACTCCATCGTAGCCCCTGAGGACGAATGTGAACCAGAGCGGCTTCCAGAGAGGTCTGTGGACTGGAAGGAGTGTTGCCCTGCTTAGCCTTGAACCAAGAACATCGAATACTCCGTCCCAGGCGGCACTCATATCCTGACCGTTAACCCTTGAGTAACCGGCTGATGTGAGTACCACGAGGTCCCTGTCGTCCTTTTCAAGATTTATTCCTTTTTCTATGAGGAATAACTGTTTTGCAAGGTTGGCTGCGTCAGCACCGATCTTCCTGATCTGCTCGTATGTCAGGTTACCCCATGTGAAGGTTCCGTTTTCACGGGTTGCATTTGGAAGTCCAAGGCTATCTATGTATGCCATGTCAAGTCCATGGGCGATCTGTGGTGGAATCTGGTAGGTTATGTTGTTGACCTTATCTGTTACGTTGGCACCGTTTTCGCTTCCCAGGAGGTAGTAGTAGTGGGTCGCATTGAGGTTCTTAAGTTCCCTCACTATTGTCACAAGGGATGTTGGGTCCTGTTTCACCCTGGATATGAGCCATGCGTTGAATTCGAGTTCTGTTTTTTTGCCTGTCTGCTGCTGGAACTGTTTCCTGAGTGCCTCCTTGTCGAACTTCATCACTATGAGGTCACCCTTGAGGGTGTTGGGGTTCCACCTTATGAAGCCAACAAGGTTTGTGTCGGCACCTGTGGCCGTGGTGTTGAATCCGCTGTAGGATCCTCCCTTACCTGGTGTGGTGTCAAGGAACATCAGGAGTGCATCGTCATCTGAGTCCCCTGGGACACCCACTGTCACGTAACTTGTTATCTCACCTGGTGATCCAGGGTTGGTGAAGTCCATGACCGGTGGGTAGTACTTTAACAGTGTGAGGCTCATTGCATAACCGCTGATGGTACCGAGGCACATGTGACCATGGAATGCCGCGGCCCTGAGGAGATCAGATGGTGCACCCTGCATCCATGCGTTTGCAAGACTTGCAACAGGGAACGCGTAGTTTCCGTATTTGCTTACCAGAAGGTTCCAGTTTGCCTCAGTCATGTTTTTCAGAAGGTCGATTGTGTAAACTGGTTTTCCATTGACTGTTTTGATTACAACCGGTGATGTGCTTGCATTCTTGAAGTAAACACCCACCAGTGTGCTGCCTCTCTGTAGTATGAAGAATGTGTCCAGCGGGTCAACAGGTGACTTCCTTATTACAAGCAGGTTCCCCTTACCATAGGTTACACGGCCGCCTGCCTGGTTGAGTATTCCCTCAATGACATCCTCTGTGGTATCGTTCCTGTACTTGACAATACCTGCAGTTGTTATGACGAGGACGTTTCCCTGGGAGAAGTTCAGGATCTGGTCTGCCCTCCTGGTGATCTCTCTTCCCAGTTTGTAGGCGTCTGTGGCGTTCATTTTGAGTGAAAGCAGTGCGTAGTATTTGGTA
Encoded proteins:
- a CDS encoding FmdE family protein, with translation MRRQYFMVFIALLVAVALTGSVSAVDTACEVGVDVKYEFADDNPRINPDINCITDANGSKINFTRTFDPAANRTKIIFNYQNVTNTTKFRIKVTAPGYRDLVHEFTLSTNPVNPLDTKYYALLSLKMNATDAYKLGREITRRADQILNFSQGNVLVITTAGIVKYRNDTTEDVIEGILNQAGGRVTYGKGNLLVIRKSPVDPLDTFFILQRGSTLVGVYFKNASTSPVVIKTVNGKPVYTIDLLKNMTEANWNLLVSKYGNYAFPVASLANAWMQGAPSDLLRAAAFHGHMCLGTISGYAMSLTLLKYYPPVMDFTNPGSPGEITSYVTVGVPGDSDDDALLMFLDTTPGKGGSYSGFNTTATGADTNLVGFIRWNPNTLKGDLIVMKFDKEALRKQFQQQTGKKTELEFNAWLISRVKQDPTSLVTIVRELKNLNATHYYYLLGSENGANVTDKVNNITYQIPPQIAHGLDMAYIDSLGLPNATRENGTFTWGNLTYEQIRKIGADAANLAKQLFLIEKGINLEKDDRDLVVLTSAGYSRVNGQDMSAAWDGVFDVLGSRLSRATLLPVHRPLWKPLWFTFVLRGYDGVTMDAVYIYYDPTTGQLIASNASDGKFVNDIGPRTLNSTQLSNKVSKVFAKDGWFNIQSIANAWRHDPPYDQILTFLFHNHACPGVSPGYLITEYIFKNYPLKEDENYIYLGNTIYCKDDAIVYRLGVSPGQGTYFNLRVPGSENDPENEYAYGGNIEGILVIWDNKNKVGKAVVLDFKWPSFDVSDCVTSDAKREKQIAGFISLYKGETPSYLISGPVVTYDAERYITESELQMILSGAGGQNPIAYVKGLPANRTLEDLIPVNNGGSQNGNQGGIPGGSTGGSTGGSSGGLPSGSHGNAGHAGYTPGVDYSASPADVSAASEVSEDSPVEGKKAYEVTNATSTSGGADSSWYVYGIVGVLVAAGLVAFGFLRGGAGK
- a CDS encoding cobaltochelatase subunit CobN, which encodes MRKQLFTLTAVLFMIMLCQTVAAADNSTAGGDPGNLTVNSTQEIRDPVVLVIHSSTSSKMTNDAAKKVMDLINPSQPGYNPQNKSTWTVRFEVRTTTQISRMNPSELKSLIESADIVIAEWLFDSGNFRNVMRDYPEIASNRPNKIFIVLESDPDLTNMSQINGVRIFQGIDASVIGNTDTKNTILYDLKNSNEARLRAYVNTYPQLAPWVTYGLYYAKKGTVNYENQFKLLLKNFTVMNGGTWPSEWEPAAPITIPAEMLYRDGRVFTSLADYLAAYPLNASRPTIGIAGLDSVLLSGDMAHFDSIIARLTASGMNVIPVVGAYSGVNGTQPLNIYSAMVKFFVYDPANPSRVITAAEYEANPSAYRYRIDALVSFTTFTLGSGFVNQTAALLERMNVPVFRAMISTKREEGEWLVSEDGLLWSDTYYQIAIPETQGIIEPIFVAAPAKSIDSITGVEIVAYTPIDEQMNYLVQRISNWVRLRYLANSQKRIALIYYNYPPGKGNIGASYLNVPETLVEILRALQSSGYTVSGFPQSAEDLVKLLTERGINVATWAPGELEKLANKTSIILWDAEEYYAWFQTLNPIARKQVVEGPVGYIEEMVKLALSYVSSDTAYTAALNTLDKWSSEMMSLANTYPEKAQQASVLIRNMTEALKAVLNNARTGQSTDAPWSMFYNFKNEFQSLAVPGFNGWGAPPGNVMTVERNGRKYIVIPGIIFGNVFIGPEPQRGWEADVDKLYHSTVVAPPHQYLAWYAWVNTVFNADAQVHIGRHATYEWLPRKQVALSNFDFSQICVSTKPSVYIYIMDGVGEGIQSKRRGYAVIVDHLTPPMKTTQLYGDLSELRALIDDYTKTPDASPLKQEYFNSIRNMVIKLNIAAEIGISPDNFTAEDIERVEDYLVVLQQTLMPVGLHTFGLRWTDEEIALLAAAMVSSDGGPSSPSLQRLIASLKGWNFDNLTALQAEELNNITISWVLQVMGGTPPADLTNNSQVIELLNRAREYAALISQSFSSEMNSLLDALNGGFITPRPGNDPVRNPSALPTGNNFYAVSENLMPTKTAWNLGKRLADMALAQFDRIPEKVAAVVWCVETVRDDGTMVSFVLRLMGVEPTWSSTGSASNLKATPLSQLLADINAVRSASGLSNFTERPRVDPIVTTSGLFRDLFPRLLINMDRAYRIALAASYTEIVASYPSLKTSLDHVLQTLVDAKYTNFRGSEPLTTNYIALHWINDTLRYMQAGLNATDAGEIAITRIFAPPVGDYGAGVSKGTEVSWTWNDRSELADIYFNRMSHAYSERSWGVSMPETFKELLRGIQTAYHSRNTNLYGVVDNDDYFDYFGGLSMAIEMMNNGRAPELYVLRYANPGNPRVMSLKQFIAIEYRTRYLNPEWIRAIMNEGYQGPRTIAKYTSHLVGWEYTVPELLDSGFWDEYYDAVVADKYNLGLKTAYSKNPYAAMDILAHFAEMANRGQWNARSEQLAFIAECLGNYVAENGVSCSGSVCGDRELMKWISQYMSSDLRKKFTAALYAATGASVFAPEPSGDVNPGENPSTGPTTGPSGPSATGGGSSGRTTADGSAGRTAAASQAAVSASSQDSAGEEAGQQKSYEVKETPSAVNQRTEFPLYGVAGIVAILVLVGVGYFLGPGRR